In a single window of the Aminomonas paucivorans DSM 12260 genome:
- a CDS encoding serine hydrolase, with amino-acid sequence MRRLVWALAGLLWTVAAAWGAQDPVASMDRVLGRLEGEMEAQRKAFRIPGMAVAVVQDGKILFAKGYGVRRRGGAEPVTPETVFQVGSTTKAFTSALVALLVEKGALGWEDRVTDHLPAFRMYDPWVTREFQVRDLMAQHSGLPAYSGDLLSLLGFDRAAMIRALEFYRPVTSFRSTFAYVNHLWLVAAALYEAVAGESWEEGMKRRLLEPLGMGDSTLDRKGFLETENRVGLHRLRNGRLETIPEDWPFLDWAYLYGPAGGLNASVRDMAKWTVFQLSGKAGDRSLLKPETLAALHRPQTVAGDGSVFYCLGWVKTEAKPYPLVWHNGGTSGCHTLVQLVPEAGLGLVVLTNLEGTDFPEALGRRFADLWFGNPDRDWFGEARKALEEKPREAPVPSARPGRPLSAYQGTFENPVYGRIVVTHRDGSLRGIWGPRRTPLAFHPAGGDTFALEMGGTEPLGAAQFLFGEEGLSALYLEALDDTGMGRFERVVPPSRQGTPQR; translated from the coding sequence TTGAGACGCCTGGTTTGGGCCCTGGCGGGGTTGCTCTGGACAGTTGCGGCGGCGTGGGGAGCGCAAGACCCTGTCGCGTCGATGGACCGGGTCCTGGGTCGGCTGGAGGGGGAGATGGAGGCCCAGAGAAAGGCCTTCCGCATCCCCGGGATGGCGGTGGCGGTGGTGCAGGACGGAAAGATCCTGTTCGCCAAGGGGTACGGGGTGCGCCGCCGGGGAGGAGCGGAGCCCGTGACCCCCGAGACGGTCTTTCAGGTGGGTTCCACCACCAAGGCCTTCACCAGCGCCCTGGTGGCCCTGCTGGTGGAGAAGGGCGCCCTGGGTTGGGAGGATCGGGTGACGGACCACCTTCCGGCCTTTCGGATGTACGACCCCTGGGTGACCCGGGAGTTCCAGGTCCGAGATCTCATGGCCCAGCACAGCGGCCTGCCCGCCTACTCCGGGGATCTCCTGTCCCTGTTGGGCTTTGACCGGGCCGCCATGATCCGAGCCCTGGAGTTCTATCGCCCCGTCACCAGCTTCCGCAGCACCTTCGCCTACGTGAACCACCTGTGGCTCGTGGCGGCGGCGCTCTACGAGGCCGTGGCGGGGGAAAGCTGGGAGGAGGGTATGAAGCGGCGTCTTCTGGAACCCCTGGGGATGGGGGACAGCACCCTGGACCGGAAGGGATTCCTGGAGACGGAGAACCGGGTGGGCCTCCACCGTCTGCGGAACGGGCGACTGGAGACGATCCCCGAGGACTGGCCCTTCCTGGACTGGGCGTACCTCTACGGCCCCGCAGGGGGTCTCAACGCCTCGGTGCGGGACATGGCGAAGTGGACGGTCTTTCAGCTCTCGGGCAAGGCGGGGGACCGTTCCCTCCTGAAGCCCGAGACCCTGGCGGCCCTCCACCGTCCCCAGACCGTGGCGGGGGACGGCAGCGTCTTCTATTGCCTGGGGTGGGTGAAAACCGAGGCGAAGCCCTATCCCCTGGTGTGGCACAACGGGGGGACCTCGGGGTGTCACACCCTGGTGCAGCTGGTTCCGGAGGCGGGGTTGGGGCTGGTGGTGCTCACCAACCTGGAGGGCACGGACTTCCCCGAGGCCCTGGGGCGGCGGTTCGCGGACCTGTGGTTCGGCAATCCGGATCGCGACTGGTTCGGGGAGGCGCGCAAGGCCCTGGAGGAGAAGCCTCGGGAGGCTCCGGTTCCCTCCGCGCGGCCGGGCCGCCCCCTTTCGGCCTACCAGGGGACCTTCGAGAATCCCGTCTACGGCCGGATCGTGGTGACCCATCGGGACGGGAGCCTCCGGGGGATCTGGGGACCCCGGCGCACCCCCTTGGCCTTCCACCCCGCAGGAGGGGACACCTTCGCCCTGGAGATGGGGGGCACCGAACCCTTGGGGGCGGCCCAGTTCCTCTTCGGGGAGGAGGGGCTTTCCGCCCTGTACCTGGAAGCCCTGGACGACACGGGGATGGGACGCTTCGAGCGGGTGGTCCCCCCTTCCCGCCAGGGGACGCCGCAGAGATAG
- a CDS encoding amino acid ABC transporter ATP-binding protein has translation MNRTAEPLVVVDHLCKSFEDGEVLNNVSLTIREGDLVSVIGPSGCGKSTFLRCLNCLEIMDSGSLTVCGLTLTRTGQEKGYDRRTLDTAHEIRKEVGMVFQSFTLFPHKTVLENVMLAPRVVKGEPPEQAEDNAVRLLKKVGLGDFIRRYPSTLSGGQTQRAAIARALAMNPRVMLYDEPTSALDPELVGEVLQVMRDLDGEGMTQIIVTHEMRFARDASDYIVFMDRGEIVELDDGDVLFTSPKNDRTREFLRHLVGTGVA, from the coding sequence ATGAACCGGACGGCGGAACCCCTGGTGGTGGTGGACCACCTCTGCAAGAGCTTCGAGGACGGAGAGGTCCTGAACAACGTGAGCCTCACCATCCGGGAGGGAGACCTGGTCTCCGTCATCGGCCCCTCGGGATGCGGCAAATCCACCTTCCTGCGCTGCCTCAACTGCCTGGAGATCATGGACTCCGGCAGCCTCACGGTGTGCGGCCTCACCCTGACCCGGACAGGCCAGGAGAAGGGCTACGACCGCCGGACCCTGGACACGGCCCACGAGATCCGCAAGGAGGTGGGCATGGTGTTCCAGTCCTTCACCCTGTTCCCCCACAAGACGGTGCTGGAGAACGTGATGCTCGCCCCCCGGGTGGTGAAGGGGGAACCCCCGGAGCAGGCGGAGGACAACGCGGTACGGCTCCTCAAGAAGGTGGGGCTGGGAGACTTCATCCGCCGTTACCCCTCCACCCTCTCGGGCGGCCAGACCCAGAGGGCCGCCATCGCCCGGGCCCTGGCCATGAACCCCCGGGTGATGCTCTACGACGAACCCACCTCCGCCCTGGACCCGGAGCTGGTGGGGGAAGTCCTCCAGGTCATGAGGGACCTGGATGGGGAGGGGATGACCCAGATCATCGTGACCCACGAAATGCGCTTCGCCCGGGACGCTTCGGACTACATCGTCTTCATGGACCGGGGGGAGATCGTGGAGCTGGACGACGGGGACGTGCTGTTCACCTCCCCGAAGAACGATCGCACCCGGGAGTTTCTGCGACACCTGGTGGGAACGGGGGTGGCGTGA
- a CDS encoding thioesterase family protein: MLDLQKRFKLGTIKRLVHQVGVEDTVGNKSVALDEFLSTSACLETMVRLAVEMVDPGLPEGVISVGVRSEILQQAPALLGNEVIFHLSLDRVEGNRLGFSLRVSDRHGTIATGNHERAVVSAALLAERAEKRTKEVL, from the coding sequence ATGTTGGACCTGCAGAAGCGCTTCAAGCTGGGAACCATCAAGCGTCTGGTCCACCAGGTGGGGGTGGAGGACACGGTGGGGAACAAGTCCGTGGCCCTGGACGAGTTCCTTTCCACCTCCGCGTGCCTGGAGACCATGGTGCGGCTGGCGGTGGAGATGGTGGACCCCGGGTTGCCCGAGGGGGTCATCTCCGTGGGGGTTCGTTCGGAGATCCTCCAGCAGGCCCCCGCCCTTCTGGGCAACGAGGTGATCTTCCATCTCTCCCTGGACCGGGTGGAGGGAAACCGCCTGGGCTTCTCCCTCCGGGTGAGCGATCGTCACGGCACCATCGCCACGGGAAACCACGAGCGGGCGGTGGTGAGCGCGGCTCTCCTTGCGGAGAGGGCGGAGAAGCGGACGAAGGAGGTCCTCTGA
- a CDS encoding carbon-nitrogen hydrolase family protein: protein MSLTAALVQISPTLLDLGGNLLRHVQGLEEARRRGARLAVFPEMSLTGYRIGDVSLDASARSALDRDLRTSLESLRKALETLDMDGVVSYPLFEGGRTFIAAEYVERGRTLGVHRKVNLCNYGHYREDRTFTPGEDLTVLRPRWGAAGLLVCEDLWHPVNGILCTQMGAQALLVPSAPSAPSREEIGANLARWRLLAGAQALAQTCYVLCCCGSGPEGAFHGDGGSFAFGPRGDLLLSLREGDPDLGVVDLDLEGLARVREETPLLRNERNDLILRTYGRLESGNP, encoded by the coding sequence ATGTCCCTCACCGCTGCGTTGGTCCAGATCTCCCCGACCCTTCTGGATCTGGGGGGGAACCTTCTCCGCCACGTCCAGGGATTGGAGGAGGCCCGAAGGCGGGGCGCCCGCCTCGCGGTCTTTCCGGAAATGAGCCTCACGGGCTACCGCATCGGGGACGTCTCTCTCGACGCTTCCGCCCGGTCCGCCCTGGACCGGGACCTTCGCACTTCCCTGGAGAGCCTCCGAAAGGCTCTGGAAACCTTGGACATGGACGGGGTGGTGAGCTACCCCCTCTTCGAGGGCGGGAGAACCTTCATCGCCGCGGAGTACGTGGAGCGGGGTCGCACCCTGGGGGTACACCGAAAGGTGAATCTCTGCAACTACGGCCACTACCGGGAGGACCGGACCTTCACCCCCGGGGAGGACCTCACGGTGCTGCGTCCCCGTTGGGGGGCCGCAGGGCTCTTGGTGTGCGAGGACCTCTGGCATCCCGTCAACGGGATCCTCTGCACCCAGATGGGCGCCCAGGCCCTGCTGGTCCCCAGCGCCCCCAGCGCCCCTTCCCGGGAGGAGATCGGGGCGAACCTGGCCCGCTGGCGCCTCCTGGCGGGGGCTCAGGCTCTCGCCCAGACCTGCTACGTCCTCTGCTGCTGCGGTTCCGGCCCCGAGGGAGCCTTCCACGGCGACGGAGGCTCCTTCGCCTTCGGACCTCGGGGAGACCTGCTCCTCTCCCTGAGGGAGGGAGACCCGGACCTGGGGGTGGTGGACCTGGACCTGGAGGGACTGGCCCGGGTCCGGGAGGAGACCCCCCTGCTGCGCAACGAGCGGAACGACCTGATCCTGCGGACCTATGGGCGCCTGGAATCGGGGAATCCCTGA
- a CDS encoding ABC transporter substrate-binding protein/permease yields MGRRLLWGALFLLLLALPAGGEEKVLRWAGDSEGGVPFMFNDPKDVKRLIGFEVDIVEAVAKILGRRPVFVNNSWDNLIPGLERKLYDVAINGLEVTPEHEQEVAFSIPYYHTFLQIAVRRDNQDIQKLEDLRGKVAGTLKQSYSYFVLKDLGKVDIRTYIVEANAYEDLANGRLDGTLFDAPIALYSAGFNPEVKFVGPPVGEIRYAMALRKEDKALLGEVNAALVQLRDSGELRRIYDKWNLWNPLMAKEWNDFSPRKVATSAYDDWAEAHRPHLTLQKRLERYAGFLPIFGEAAVVTLKVSVTAMLLAMALGFLLAVIRVFGPKWASALAVAYIEAIRGTPVLIQLFFIFYGLPNVGIKLSPFLAGALGLGLNYAAYEAENYRAGLLAVPRGQMEAALGLSMTRWQALRHVVIPQAFRVVIPPVTNDFISLLKDSSLVSIITMVDLTKAYGQIAATYYDYFGTGIMVAAIYLLLGLPFVRLSRWAERRFSVQDREKQRHHENLMRGGWR; encoded by the coding sequence ATGGGCCGTCGCCTGCTCTGGGGCGCCCTGTTTCTGCTCCTCCTGGCCCTCCCCGCAGGGGGAGAGGAAAAGGTCCTCCGCTGGGCGGGGGACTCGGAGGGCGGGGTGCCCTTCATGTTCAACGACCCCAAGGACGTGAAGCGCCTCATCGGCTTCGAGGTGGACATCGTGGAGGCGGTGGCCAAGATCCTGGGCCGTCGGCCCGTGTTCGTGAACAACAGCTGGGACAACCTGATCCCGGGGCTGGAGCGCAAGCTCTACGACGTGGCCATCAACGGCCTGGAGGTGACCCCGGAGCACGAGCAGGAGGTGGCCTTCTCCATCCCCTACTACCACACCTTCCTCCAGATCGCCGTGCGCCGGGACAACCAGGACATCCAGAAGCTGGAGGACCTGCGGGGCAAGGTGGCGGGGACCCTGAAGCAGTCCTACTCCTACTTCGTGCTGAAGGACCTGGGGAAGGTGGACATCCGCACCTACATCGTGGAAGCCAACGCCTACGAGGACCTGGCCAACGGACGGCTGGACGGAACCCTCTTCGACGCCCCCATCGCCCTGTACTCCGCGGGCTTCAACCCGGAGGTGAAGTTCGTGGGGCCCCCGGTGGGGGAGATCCGCTACGCCATGGCCCTGCGCAAGGAGGACAAGGCCCTCCTGGGGGAGGTCAACGCCGCCCTGGTACAGCTTCGGGACTCCGGAGAGCTGCGGCGGATCTACGACAAGTGGAACCTCTGGAACCCCCTCATGGCCAAGGAGTGGAACGATTTCTCTCCCCGGAAGGTGGCCACCTCCGCCTACGACGACTGGGCGGAGGCCCATCGGCCCCACCTGACCCTGCAGAAACGCCTGGAGCGCTACGCGGGCTTCCTGCCCATCTTCGGCGAGGCGGCGGTGGTGACCCTGAAGGTCTCCGTCACCGCCATGCTGCTGGCCATGGCCCTGGGCTTCCTCCTGGCGGTGATCCGGGTCTTCGGCCCCAAGTGGGCATCCGCCCTGGCGGTGGCCTACATCGAGGCCATCCGGGGCACCCCGGTGCTCATCCAGCTCTTCTTCATCTTCTACGGCCTGCCCAACGTGGGCATCAAGCTCTCCCCCTTCCTGGCGGGGGCGCTGGGGCTGGGGCTGAACTACGCGGCCTACGAGGCGGAGAACTACCGGGCGGGACTCCTTGCGGTGCCCCGGGGACAGATGGAGGCGGCCCTGGGCCTCTCCATGACCCGCTGGCAGGCCCTGCGCCACGTGGTGATCCCCCAGGCCTTCCGGGTGGTGATCCCCCCGGTGACCAACGATTTCATCTCCCTGCTGAAGGACTCCTCCCTGGTGTCCATCATCACCATGGTGGACCTCACCAAGGCCTACGGGCAGATCGCCGCCACCTATTACGACTACTTCGGCACGGGCATCATGGTGGCGGCCATCTACCTGCTCCTGGGGCTGCCCTTCGTGCGCCTCTCCCGCTGGGCGGAACGGCGCTTCTCCGTGCAGGACCGGGAGAAGCAGCGGCACCACGAGAACCTCATGCGCGGGGGATGGCGTTAG